In Thiovibrio frasassiensis, one DNA window encodes the following:
- a CDS encoding ShlB/FhaC/HecB family hemolysin secretion/activation protein has translation MSAEETWSQTVSPTDAANQEFLRQQERERVLRQQLEQRPDVRLPIPIVPDLNRLPLDESPCFAIQQIVLEGDASEKFQWALAAANKTEDNQDDVAFGRCLGTRGINLVMRRVQNALVNRGYVTARVLAEPQNLSLGTLKLTLIPGRLRSIRFAPGTSARATQWNAVPASPGDLLNLRDIEQALENFKRVPTAEADIEITPAEGPDAQPGESDLVIQWKQGVPLRLSVFADDSGAKATGKYQGGTTLSFDHLLTLNDQAYLSFNHDLEGDGSDPQGTHGFTAYYSLPFGYWLLGFTTSSNRYYQTVVGVNQDYVYSGESRNSDIKLSRLVYRDAVRKTTLSLSGWKRSSQNYIDDTEVEVQRRRMAGWEAGIAHREFIGAATLDLNAKYRRGTGALNALPAPEEPFDEGTSRPKIVMADAQLNVPFVVGAQHLRYTGTWRAQWNHTPLVPQDRFAIGGRYTVRGFDGENLLSADRGWLIRNDLGLALWETGQDLYLGIDYGEVAGPSSEYLIGTRLTGGILGLRGGYKGLAYDMFIGQPLNKPDGFSSVAGVVGFNVNWSF, from the coding sequence ATGTCGGCGGAAGAGACTTGGTCACAAACAGTTTCGCCAACAGACGCGGCCAATCAGGAATTCCTGCGCCAGCAAGAACGTGAGCGTGTCTTGCGCCAGCAACTGGAGCAACGTCCTGATGTGCGATTACCTATTCCAATCGTTCCTGATTTAAATCGACTGCCTCTGGATGAATCGCCCTGCTTCGCAATTCAGCAAATTGTGTTGGAGGGGGATGCCTCCGAAAAATTTCAGTGGGCGTTGGCCGCAGCAAACAAAACAGAAGATAATCAGGATGATGTCGCCTTTGGCCGCTGTTTGGGTACGCGCGGCATCAATCTGGTGATGCGCCGGGTGCAAAATGCCTTGGTAAATCGTGGGTATGTTACTGCCCGAGTTTTGGCTGAACCACAAAACCTGAGTCTCGGCACGCTCAAACTGACCCTGATTCCAGGCCGTCTTCGTAGTATCCGTTTTGCGCCAGGGACCAGTGCACGGGCCACACAATGGAATGCAGTACCTGCCAGTCCGGGTGATTTGCTCAATCTGCGCGATATCGAACAAGCGTTGGAGAATTTCAAACGGGTGCCAACCGCTGAAGCGGACATTGAGATCACACCCGCCGAGGGGCCGGATGCGCAACCGGGTGAGAGCGATCTGGTCATCCAATGGAAACAAGGCGTTCCCCTGCGCTTGAGTGTTTTTGCCGACGACTCCGGGGCCAAGGCAACGGGGAAATACCAAGGCGGAACGACGCTCTCCTTTGATCATTTGTTGACATTGAATGACCAAGCCTACCTGAGTTTCAATCATGATCTGGAGGGTGACGGTTCCGACCCGCAGGGTACGCACGGGTTTACCGCCTACTACTCACTGCCCTTCGGCTATTGGCTGCTCGGCTTCACCACCAGCAGCAATCGCTATTACCAAACAGTGGTGGGTGTCAATCAAGATTATGTCTACAGCGGCGAAAGCCGCAATAGCGACATCAAGCTGTCGCGTCTCGTTTACCGCGATGCCGTACGTAAAACCACGCTTTCTTTGAGTGGTTGGAAGCGCTCCTCCCAAAACTATATCGACGACACTGAAGTGGAAGTGCAACGTCGGCGCATGGCCGGGTGGGAAGCTGGTATTGCGCATCGGGAATTCATCGGTGCTGCCACCCTCGATTTGAACGCCAAATATCGCCGGGGTACGGGCGCCTTGAATGCTTTGCCCGCACCGGAAGAACCCTTCGACGAAGGTACATCCCGGCCTAAAATCGTCATGGCCGATGCGCAGTTGAATGTCCCCTTTGTTGTTGGTGCGCAACACCTCCGCTACACCGGCACTTGGCGTGCGCAGTGGAATCATACGCCCTTGGTGCCGCAAGACCGGTTTGCCATCGGCGGGCGCTACACCGTGCGTGGGTTTGATGGGGAAAATTTGCTTTCAGCCGACCGGGGTTGGTTGATTCGCAATGACCTGGGATTGGCGCTGTGGGAAACGGGTCAAGATCTGTATCTAGGGATTGATTACGGAGAAGTGGCTGGACCGAGTAGCGAGTACTTGATCGGCACCCGTTTGACTGGAGGAATATTGGGCCTGCGGGGTGGTTACAAGGGGCTGGCCTATGACATGTTTATCGGGCAGCCGCTGAACAAACCCGATGGCTTCAGTTCGGTTGCCGGTGTTGTAGGCTTCAATGTCAATTGGTCCTTTTAA
- a CDS encoding toxin-activating lysine-acyltransferase, whose product MRFNTPTPLDIIAPGLIEESWTEAEVFGSAVWLWMHSSSHRERPLHTLSAVLLPALKQRQFILASEAGRPVFYLAWANLSPEAEQRYLQQHPVCMPESDWNSGERMWILDWVAPFGHTRIMHRLLKRQLFADRCARSLDHRGDERGLKIKTFRGMSVPREEAQARLQQPFVHSL is encoded by the coding sequence ATGCGTTTCAACACACCTACCCCTTTGGATATTATCGCTCCCGGCTTGATTGAGGAAAGTTGGACTGAGGCAGAGGTGTTCGGCAGTGCTGTTTGGTTGTGGATGCACTCTTCGTCCCATCGTGAACGGCCCCTGCATACCCTGTCGGCAGTGTTGTTGCCTGCTCTCAAACAGAGGCAGTTCATCCTGGCTTCCGAAGCAGGCAGGCCGGTGTTTTATCTGGCCTGGGCCAACTTGAGCCCGGAAGCGGAGCAGCGTTATTTGCAACAGCATCCCGTTTGCATGCCGGAGAGCGATTGGAACAGCGGCGAACGCATGTGGATACTAGACTGGGTCGCGCCCTTCGGACATACCCGAATCATGCACCGATTGCTCAAACGGCAATTGTTTGCCGATCGTTGTGCTCGCTCCCTCGACCACCGTGGAGATGAACGAGGTTTGAAGATCAAAACCTTTCGTGGCATGTCTGTTCCGCGCGAAGAAGCGCAAGCCCGGTTGCAACAACCTTTTGTGCATTCCCTGTGA
- a CDS encoding outer membrane beta-barrel protein, which produces MTCSVVMLLLGAGATVQAEETSFTGASLALGLGSVRNQVDYGGYLAGQTSKDTDTVGIIDASYGINLAPQCLVTLGATYDLNKTDFGTVSYVDGGNTYSVDGQLKNHFSFYVAPGYRLSPNWLVYAKLGWHHAKGEFNDSQLGSGETTHNGVGYGLGFSTVLAKQIEARLEVQHIDYNRESANQSDGKPETNQAVVYLGYRF; this is translated from the coding sequence GTGACCTGTAGTGTTGTAATGCTGTTGTTGGGTGCCGGCGCAACTGTGCAAGCAGAAGAGACCAGCTTTACCGGGGCATCGCTTGCCCTCGGGCTTGGCTCGGTACGAAACCAAGTCGATTACGGGGGATATTTGGCCGGGCAAACCAGTAAGGACACCGATACCGTCGGTATAATCGATGCCTCCTACGGTATCAATCTCGCGCCGCAATGTCTTGTTACGCTTGGGGCGACCTATGATCTGAATAAAACTGATTTCGGCACCGTAAGCTACGTCGATGGTGGCAATACCTATAGCGTCGATGGCCAACTTAAAAATCATTTCTCGTTTTATGTGGCTCCGGGATACCGGCTGTCGCCCAACTGGCTTGTCTATGCCAAGCTTGGCTGGCACCACGCCAAGGGCGAATTTAACGACAGCCAGCTTGGCTCGGGAGAGACCACCCATAACGGGGTGGGATATGGTCTGGGTTTCAGTACTGTGCTGGCTAAGCAAATAGAGGCGCGCCTTGAAGTGCAGCATATCGATTACAACCGCGAGTCGGCCAATCAGTCGGACGGCAAGCCCGAAACGAATCAAGCCGTTGTCTATCTGGGCTACCGTTTCTGA
- a CDS encoding hemagglutinin repeat-containing protein: MNKHCYRMVFNKARGILMAVAEIAVSHTKSSGETSGKTVVPRAVRGSAFRAVTYSAWATLVVNTAGFIIWPAIGQAQIVADPSAPATQRPTILSAPNGVPLVNIQTPSAAGVSRNTYRQFDVQQQGAILNNARTNAQTQLGGWVQANPWLATGSARVILNEVNSSNPSLLQGYVEVAGSRAQVVIANPAGVTCEGCGFINSNRATLTTGTPIFSGGNLEGYRVQGGVINIAGAGLDTSTADYTDLIARSVQVNAGIWANQLKVTAGANRIDAEHTVATPIAGTGAPPAFAIDVAQLGGMYAGKIILVGTETGVGVRNAGNIGASVGEVIVTAEGRLENAGCIISTNHMQIDTRSGIRNSGNMISNGTASLNTIGDLDNQGGQIQAFEEANINLGGTLNNTASLVRSGQSLSIAAGDIVNADTQGDNQGLEGRSLSLTAQQIDNRQGAVRADDALVVSSGNSIDNTQGVISSGKSVRLQDANLADKTLSITNTDGIVIAGQQLDVDSVGLTGDGKMLSLGDLSIKLTQNYTHYGELQANGTASIETTGTFTNQSTFLAGTALNLKAASIDNQATGQISANQVKLKATDNQTLTNRGLIEGQDTIIEATTLNNLGTGRIYGDHIAIAATTVTNDAENGVAPVIGARNRLDIGAQAITNREHALLFSAGDMAIGGSLDADNHATGQATTLNNNSATIEALGSVDLVARQINNTNVHFSTTVQSLGTEHIVEYQGSGSPNRYTPGTPGVYLYVDESLQLHTPQGNYESWLSYNYNRSVTETKVLSSDPAQILSGTDMRISADTLLNDKSEIIAGGELTAATATLNNTEVAGRRTIADSGTVTSFWRDNQKGRDSTGSSIAGYNPATVIQAISLTPTVYRQNTAPTGTGTQIATLYPASASQTPSGAHAVSVPNNSLFSLNSSPTSGYLVETDLRFANYRNWLSSDYLLNALSMDPATSQKRLGDGFYEQKLIREQVAQLTGRRFLDGYANDEVQYQVLMGNASTFAQAYQLRPGVALSAEQMAQLTSDIVWLVEKEIILPDGQMTKALVPQLYVAVKDGDLQDSGALIAGNNVNLNLSSDLNNSGTIAGRNVVALTAENVRNLGGRITGNDVGVAASNDLNNIGGTIDAVNSLTATAGRDLNVISTTSTQTNAQGSRTNINRVAGLYVTGSSGTLLAAAGRDINFDSATILNAAPPAAEQPAGATMIVAGNNLNLGTVTESSNNSIAWDGKNYRKDSSRTEVGTTIQTQGEIRLQAGNDLNAKAANVSSDQGTLLATAGGNVNLIAGEATRSLDEAHQHTSKGFLSSKTTTTRDSLNETTAQASTLSGNATTVLANQDINVKGSNVVGTNDVTLTALNNVKIEAATNTLQESHFREEKKSGLLSSGGIGFTIGSQQQSTDAKGTSTMAVASTVGSTAGNVTIEAGNDYKQVGSNVVAPQGDIEVSAKKIDIIEALNTSINTTETKFKQSGLTLALSSPVISAIQTAQHMTEAVGQTKDVRMQALAGATTALAGYDAYNKVQAGQAVKDGNLADKVGGINLSISLGSSSSQSNSTQSSSTAQGSTVAAGNNVNLSATGVGKESDLTVQGSQITAGNNITLKADDKINLLAAQSTAEQHSTNQSSSGSIGVSFGSQTGVTLAASQGRGNADGSDVAWTNTHVEAGNVLAMQSGGDTTLKGAVVNGKQVVADVGGNLNVESLQDTSQYDSKQKSMGGSVTFGSSPSASINASKSKVNSNYASVIEQSGVKAGDEGFQVEVAGNTDLKGAVIASTDKAIEDDKNTLITATLTSRDIANYAEASAKSSGINIDSSMVTQGKYGIAKGVIGNALNNASDSGSSSGQTRSAVSEGTVVVTDEAGQLQRTAQTAEQTVAGLNRDTATAQTAAQKQDVQAMEQRVAAERAIKEEAIKIVTTFTDEAYRSKFLETPKSFKVECPVGANCVADPSQLKRTPATPQEVAANASPDTVLAVNGILNDEQRAMELAYQNAEPIINPETGLKDLKPTTIYLMYIKPANNTISELMGVAYEKAIDSMSYGLANFFGYTNAAEVYASELASRGDKATNSLGHSRATLVQKSSFTILANRPDENGNTYTNQNLTVRGVGGAADAQSYTEAAVKITGEVGRKNITYSYFSNDPVSVSTLSGGNSGVWTLKDLWQVLDTNNSMHSSLGTGALGSTQVEFPVPGGPQGTPDGNAKLIRYVGGQQVDAQGNPIQQTE; the protein is encoded by the coding sequence ATGAATAAGCATTGTTACCGTATGGTCTTTAACAAAGCTCGCGGCATTCTCATGGCCGTTGCTGAAATCGCGGTCAGTCACACCAAGTCCAGTGGCGAAACATCGGGAAAGACTGTTGTGCCAAGGGCTGTGCGGGGCAGTGCTTTTCGTGCCGTTACCTATAGTGCTTGGGCAACACTCGTCGTTAATACTGCTGGGTTCATCATTTGGCCGGCCATCGGGCAGGCGCAAATCGTGGCCGATCCGAGTGCCCCGGCCACCCAACGTCCGACTATTCTGAGTGCACCGAATGGGGTGCCGCTGGTTAATATTCAGACCCCCAGCGCTGCCGGGGTATCACGGAACACCTATCGCCAGTTCGATGTCCAGCAACAAGGGGCGATTCTCAACAATGCGCGCACCAACGCGCAAACCCAATTGGGTGGATGGGTGCAAGCCAATCCCTGGCTTGCCACCGGCAGCGCGCGCGTTATTCTCAATGAAGTCAACTCCAGCAATCCGAGCCTGCTGCAAGGGTATGTCGAAGTTGCCGGTAGCCGTGCCCAAGTGGTCATAGCCAACCCGGCCGGCGTTACTTGCGAAGGTTGTGGTTTTATCAACTCAAACCGTGCCACCTTGACGACAGGCACTCCCATCTTCAGTGGTGGCAATCTCGAAGGGTACCGCGTGCAGGGCGGGGTCATCAATATCGCCGGTGCAGGGCTCGACACCAGCACCGCCGACTATACCGATCTGATTGCCCGCTCGGTGCAAGTCAATGCGGGTATCTGGGCGAATCAACTTAAAGTGACGGCGGGTGCCAACCGGATTGACGCGGAGCACACCGTGGCGACCCCGATTGCTGGAACCGGTGCGCCACCTGCTTTTGCCATTGATGTTGCTCAGCTCGGCGGGATGTATGCAGGCAAAATCATCCTGGTCGGTACTGAAACAGGGGTGGGTGTGCGCAACGCAGGCAATATCGGCGCCAGCGTTGGGGAAGTGATTGTCACCGCCGAAGGTCGGCTGGAAAACGCGGGATGCATTATCAGTACCAATCATATGCAGATTGATACCCGCAGTGGCATCCGGAACAGCGGCAATATGATCAGTAATGGGACAGCCAGCCTGAATACCATAGGCGATCTGGATAATCAGGGAGGGCAAATCCAGGCCTTTGAAGAGGCGAATATCAACCTCGGCGGCACGCTGAACAACACGGCCAGTCTGGTGCGCTCCGGCCAATCCCTGAGCATTGCCGCAGGCGATATCGTGAATGCCGACACCCAAGGCGACAATCAAGGGTTGGAAGGTCGGTCGCTCAGTCTCACTGCGCAACAAATCGACAACCGGCAGGGCGCTGTACGCGCTGATGATGCCTTGGTTGTAAGCAGTGGCAACAGTATCGATAATACGCAAGGGGTGATTTCTTCAGGCAAGAGCGTCAGGCTACAGGACGCCAACCTCGCCGATAAGACCTTGTCCATCACCAACACCGACGGCATCGTAATTGCCGGGCAACAGCTCGACGTTGACAGCGTCGGCTTGACCGGAGACGGCAAGATGCTGAGTCTCGGCGACCTCAGCATCAAGCTCACGCAAAACTATACCCATTACGGCGAGTTGCAAGCCAATGGTACTGCCAGTATTGAGACCACCGGAACTTTTACCAATCAGTCCACTTTTCTGGCCGGGACGGCGCTCAATCTCAAAGCTGCCAGTATCGATAACCAGGCCACTGGCCAGATCAGTGCCAATCAAGTCAAACTTAAAGCCACCGACAACCAGACCCTAACTAACCGTGGACTGATCGAAGGCCAAGACACGATTATCGAAGCGACTACCCTGAATAACCTTGGTACCGGTCGCATCTATGGCGACCACATCGCGATCGCCGCGACCACCGTGACCAACGATGCCGAAAATGGTGTCGCCCCGGTGATCGGTGCCCGCAATCGACTGGACATAGGCGCACAAGCAATCACCAACCGTGAACACGCACTCCTTTTCAGCGCAGGGGATATGGCCATCGGCGGCAGCCTTGATGCCGACAACCATGCCACCGGTCAGGCCACCACCCTGAATAACAACAGCGCCACCATCGAAGCGCTGGGCAGTGTCGATCTCGTCGCCCGGCAGATCAATAATACCAACGTGCATTTCAGCACCACCGTGCAATCTCTGGGCACGGAGCATATCGTGGAATACCAAGGCAGCGGCTCACCGAATCGTTATACGCCCGGCACACCCGGGGTGTACCTATACGTTGACGAGTCTCTCCAGCTTCACACGCCCCAAGGAAATTACGAAAGTTGGTTGAGCTACAACTATAATCGATCGGTCACCGAAACAAAGGTGTTGAGTTCCGACCCGGCGCAGATTCTTTCCGGTACGGACATGCGTATCAGCGCCGACACACTACTCAATGATAAAAGCGAAATCATCGCCGGCGGTGAGTTGACCGCTGCAACTGCCACCCTTAATAATACCGAAGTTGCCGGCAGGCGGACCATCGCCGATTCCGGCACGGTCACCTCATTCTGGCGAGATAACCAAAAAGGGCGCGATTCCACCGGCAGCAGCATCGCTGGTTACAATCCTGCTACGGTTATTCAGGCGATTTCGTTAACCCCTACAGTCTATCGGCAAAACACTGCCCCTACGGGGACCGGTACTCAGATTGCTACCCTGTACCCTGCCAGCGCCAGTCAAACGCCGAGTGGTGCCCATGCAGTCAGTGTCCCCAATAACAGCCTGTTCAGTTTGAATTCCAGCCCGACTTCGGGATATCTGGTCGAAACCGATTTGCGGTTTGCCAATTATCGCAACTGGTTGAGTTCCGACTACCTGTTGAACGCCTTGTCCATGGACCCTGCCACCAGCCAAAAGCGCTTGGGAGATGGATTTTACGAGCAAAAACTCATCCGTGAACAGGTGGCGCAGCTCACCGGTCGCCGCTTTCTTGATGGTTATGCCAATGATGAAGTGCAGTACCAGGTGCTGATGGGTAACGCCAGCACCTTTGCCCAAGCCTATCAGTTACGCCCGGGGGTGGCCTTGTCAGCCGAACAAATGGCGCAACTCACCAGCGATATCGTCTGGTTGGTCGAAAAAGAGATCATCCTGCCGGACGGCCAAATGACCAAGGCTCTGGTTCCGCAACTGTATGTAGCTGTTAAAGACGGCGATCTCCAAGATTCTGGAGCCCTGATTGCCGGGAACAACGTCAATCTTAATCTCAGCAGTGATCTGAACAATAGCGGCACCATCGCCGGGCGCAACGTCGTCGCGCTCACGGCCGAGAATGTGCGCAATCTCGGCGGGCGCATTACCGGTAACGATGTCGGTGTCGCTGCCAGTAACGATCTGAACAATATTGGTGGCACAATCGATGCCGTCAATAGTCTCACCGCCACTGCCGGACGCGATCTTAACGTTATCTCCACCACCAGCACCCAGACCAATGCCCAAGGGAGCCGCACCAATATCAACCGTGTCGCGGGCCTATATGTCACAGGCAGTAGCGGGACCCTGCTGGCCGCCGCCGGGCGTGACATTAATTTTGATTCCGCCACCATCCTCAATGCTGCACCGCCTGCGGCAGAGCAACCCGCAGGCGCCACCATGATTGTGGCTGGAAACAACCTCAATCTTGGCACTGTCACGGAAAGCTCAAACAACAGTATTGCCTGGGACGGTAAGAACTATCGGAAAGACAGCAGTCGCACCGAAGTCGGCACCACCATCCAAACCCAGGGCGAGATTCGCCTGCAAGCGGGTAACGATCTTAATGCCAAGGCTGCCAACGTCAGCAGCGACCAGGGTACGCTCTTGGCCACGGCCGGGGGCAACGTTAATCTGATAGCGGGTGAAGCGACACGCAGCCTTGATGAAGCCCATCAGCACACCAGCAAAGGCTTCCTCTCCAGTAAGACCACCACTACCCGTGATTCTCTAAACGAGACCACCGCTCAAGCCAGCACTCTGTCGGGCAATGCCACCACCGTTTTGGCGAATCAAGATATCAATGTTAAAGGCAGCAATGTGGTGGGCACCAATGATGTAACGCTCACGGCCTTAAACAACGTCAAGATAGAAGCCGCCACCAACACCCTGCAAGAAAGCCATTTCCGGGAAGAGAAAAAGAGCGGCTTACTCAGTTCGGGCGGCATCGGCTTTACTATTGGTAGCCAGCAACAAAGCACGGATGCCAAAGGCACCAGCACCATGGCTGTCGCCTCCACGGTGGGCAGTACGGCAGGTAATGTGACGATTGAGGCTGGCAACGACTACAAGCAGGTGGGCAGTAATGTGGTTGCGCCTCAGGGCGATATCGAGGTCAGTGCCAAAAAAATCGACATCATCGAAGCCCTAAACACCAGCATAAACACTACGGAAACCAAGTTCAAGCAAAGCGGTCTGACGTTGGCGCTTAGCAGCCCGGTGATCTCCGCGATCCAGACCGCGCAGCATATGACCGAGGCGGTAGGCCAGACAAAGGATGTCCGGATGCAGGCCCTGGCCGGGGCCACCACGGCACTTGCCGGCTACGACGCCTACAACAAGGTCCAGGCTGGGCAAGCTGTCAAGGATGGCAATTTGGCCGATAAGGTCGGCGGTATCAACCTCAGCATCAGCCTGGGGAGTAGCAGCAGCCAAAGCAACAGCACCCAAAGCAGCAGTACCGCGCAAGGCTCGACAGTAGCGGCGGGCAACAATGTCAACCTCTCTGCGACAGGAGTCGGCAAGGAGAGCGATCTCACCGTGCAGGGCAGCCAGATCACGGCTGGAAACAATATCACACTGAAGGCAGACGACAAGATTAATCTGCTTGCCGCCCAAAGCACCGCCGAGCAACACAGCACCAACCAGTCAAGCAGCGGCTCTATCGGGGTGAGTTTTGGCAGTCAAACCGGTGTCACCCTGGCTGCCAGCCAAGGCCGGGGCAATGCCGACGGCAGCGATGTGGCCTGGACGAATACCCACGTCGAGGCGGGTAATGTGCTGGCCATGCAATCCGGCGGCGATACCACGCTCAAGGGTGCGGTGGTGAACGGCAAGCAGGTAGTTGCGGATGTGGGCGGCAATCTCAATGTCGAAAGCCTGCAAGATACCAGCCAGTACGACAGCAAGCAAAAAAGCATGGGCGGCTCTGTTACCTTTGGGTCCAGTCCATCGGCTAGCATCAACGCCAGTAAGAGCAAGGTCAACAGTAATTATGCCAGTGTGATAGAGCAATCGGGGGTCAAGGCTGGGGATGAGGGATTTCAGGTCGAGGTGGCAGGGAATACCGATCTGAAAGGTGCGGTGATTGCTAGCACCGATAAGGCTATTGAGGATGACAAGAATACTTTGATCACGGCTACGCTCACTAGCCGTGATATCGCTAACTACGCCGAAGCTAGCGCTAAGTCGAGCGGGATCAACATCGATAGTAGTATGGTTACCCAAGGTAAGTATGGGATTGCAAAGGGGGTTATAGGAAATGCGCTGAACAACGCCAGTGACTCGGGCAGTTCTAGTGGGCAAACCCGCAGCGCTGTGAGTGAAGGAACGGTGGTCGTCACCGATGAAGCCGGGCAACTGCAACGTACTGCTCAAACCGCAGAACAAACCGTGGCCGGCCTGAACCGTGACACCGCCACTGCACAGACTGCGGCGCAGAAGCAAGACGTGCAGGCGATGGAACAGAGGGTGGCAGCGGAGCGGGCGATCAAGGAGGAGGCAATCAAGATCGTCACCACCTTCACTGACGAGGCGTACCGTTCTAAGTTTCTAGAAACTCCGAAATCCTTTAAGGTGGAGTGCCCCGTAGGTGCCAACTGTGTGGCCGATCCGAGCCAACTCAAGCGAACACCAGCCACTCCTCAAGAGGTCGCCGCCAACGCTAGCCCGGACACGGTGCTGGCCGTCAACGGCATCTTGAACGACGAACAGCGGGCCATGGAGCTGGCGTATCAGAATGCTGAACCCATCATCAACCCAGAGACAGGACTGAAAGACCTCAAACCTACCACCATTTATCTGATGTACATCAAACCGGCCAACAACACCATTTCGGAACTGATGGGCGTGGCCTATGAGAAAGCCATTGACTCCATGAGCTATGGGCTGGCTAATTTCTTTGGTTATACTAATGCGGCAGAGGTTTACGCCAGCGAACTGGCCAGCCGGGGAGATAAGGCCACCAACTCGCTGGGCCACAGCCGGGCCACACTGGTGCAAAAGAGTTCATTCACGATTTTGGCCAACAGACCGGATGAAAATGGCAACACCTATACCAACCAGAACCTGACTGTGCGCGGCGTAGGTGGGGCGGCCGATGCGCAGAGTTACACGGAGGCGGCGGTAAAAATAACAGGGGAAGTCGGAAGGAAAAATATTACCTACAGTTACTTCAGCAACGACCCGGTATCGGTATCCACACTTTCTGGCGGCAATTCAGGGGTGTGGACCCTTAAGGACTTGTGGCAGGTGCTTGACACCAACAACAGCATGCATAGCAGCCTTGGCACCGGGGCTCTCGGTAGCACGCAGGTGGAATTCCCGGTGCCCGGCGGGCCGCAGGGGACGCCGGATGGTAATGCCAAGCTGATTCGCTATGTAGGCGGTCAACAAGTTGATGCCCAAGGCAACCCCATACAACAAACAGAATAA
- a CDS encoding transposase has protein sequence MPRKARLDIPGLLQHVIVRGIERRKIFLDDNDRDVFLRRLSVLLEETETDCFAWALIPNHFHLLLRPNRIELKQFMRRLLTGYAINFNLLHRRSGHVFQNRYKSIACEEETYLLELIRYIHLNPLRAKLVSDYNELTNYPWCGHSVIMGKRQLPGQAVEPVLSHFGENLKRRRQKYRDFVQDGIAQGKRDELVGGGLRRSLKNQAVPEAGLYDERVLGSDVFVRALRKEQELHEKLMAGMLLPELRSLVARYYDLEKRGIEQRSQDEMVKAARDIFCYIAVRFLGHSGTEVGKVLRVKRSAVSHAVRRGELISSNEPELVGSIIDQD, from the coding sequence ATGCCACGAAAAGCACGACTTGACATACCCGGCCTGTTGCAACACGTAATCGTCCGTGGGATTGAGCGGCGGAAGATTTTCCTTGATGATAATGACCGTGATGTGTTCCTCAGGCGTTTATCGGTATTGCTAGAGGAAACTGAGACCGACTGTTTTGCCTGGGCGCTGATACCTAATCATTTCCATCTGTTACTTCGTCCGAACAGAATCGAATTAAAACAGTTCATGCGTCGCTTGCTGACCGGGTATGCGATAAATTTCAACTTGCTTCATCGTAGATCAGGTCATGTTTTCCAGAATCGATATAAATCAATTGCTTGCGAAGAAGAAACGTACCTGCTGGAATTGATTCGTTATATCCACCTCAACCCTCTTAGGGCAAAATTGGTTTCTGATTACAATGAATTAACCAATTATCCCTGGTGCGGTCATTCGGTCATAATGGGCAAGAGACAACTTCCTGGGCAAGCAGTTGAGCCGGTTCTGTCGCATTTTGGAGAAAACCTGAAGAGAAGGCGGCAGAAGTATCGTGATTTTGTGCAAGACGGTATTGCTCAGGGGAAACGAGATGAACTGGTTGGGGGAGGATTGCGAAGAAGCCTTAAGAATCAAGCAGTGCCTGAGGCTGGGCTGTACGACGAACGTGTTTTGGGTAGTGACGTATTTGTCAGAGCCCTTCGAAAAGAGCAGGAGTTACATGAGAAACTGATGGCCGGGATGTTGTTGCCCGAACTGAGGTCTCTGGTTGCTCGATATTATGACCTTGAAAAGAGGGGTATAGAACAACGGTCTCAGGACGAGATGGTGAAGGCTGCGCGGGATATCTTTTGTTATATTGCGGTGCGATTTTTGGGGCATAGCGGAACCGAGGTCGGCAAAGTGCTTCGTGTTAAGCGTTCTGCTGTAAGCCATGCGGTCCGACGGGGAGAACTCATATCCAGCAATGAACCAGAATTGGTTGGAAGCATAATTGACCAAGATTAA